A window from Leptospira wolffii serovar Khorat str. Khorat-H2 encodes these proteins:
- the def gene encoding peptide deformylase, protein MSVRKILKIGDPLLRKTSESVHPDELSTKEFKKLIRDMFDTMRHADGVGLAAPQIGIMKKIVVVGSEPDDDGSVTVPEKILINPEITPLTESVDGNWEGCLSVPGMRGYVERPNKIRIKWMDEKGNSHDETIQGYQAIVYQHECDHLNGILYVDRLKSTKMFGFNDSMELSGPILD, encoded by the coding sequence ATGTCGGTACGTAAAATTCTTAAAATCGGAGATCCTCTGCTTCGTAAAACGAGCGAGTCCGTTCACCCGGACGAATTGAGTACAAAGGAATTCAAGAAATTGATCCGAGATATGTTCGATACCATGCGCCACGCGGACGGAGTGGGACTGGCCGCCCCTCAGATCGGAATCATGAAAAAGATCGTGGTCGTAGGTTCGGAACCGGACGATGACGGCTCGGTTACCGTTCCGGAAAAAATCCTCATCAATCCGGAAATCACTCCTCTCACCGAATCCGTAGACGGTAACTGGGAAGGTTGTCTTTCCGTTCCGGGAATGAGAGGCTATGTGGAAAGACCCAATAAGATCAGAATAAAATGGATGGATGAAAAGGGAAATTCCCATGACGAAACCATCCAAGGATACCAAGCGATCGTATACCAGCATGAGTGCGACCATTTGAACGGAATACTCTATGTAGACCGACTCAAAAGCACTAAGATGTTCGGATTCAACGATTCCATGGAATTGTCCGGTCCTATCCTAGACTGA
- a CDS encoding acyl-CoA carboxylase subunit beta produces the protein MSEPIYSIDNPFVSSQRTESQTTPGIYEEANAMGQELLEKPLKGGGTDRILVQHSKGRMTVWERIKVLTNSEPNILFQNWGKNLDGASLITGILNINGRDVAVYGHDFTLRAGSMDATNGNKLARLIYMAGEHGIPLIGMNDSAGAYVPAGVGGLDGYSEAFTALRKISGVVPSLMLMFGFNAGGGAYLPRQGSFMIQPENTFFGLTGPGVVKSVLGEDITADDLGGPKVHGQSGVVDLVTSDELGALRTALRLLSYLPDNNHSAAPFHATSDPTDRFIYEEEILFKKTFNSPTGMNTPFDITLYIQNICDHGQYFEIQPQRSRNLITAFGRLGGHVVGFVANNSAVSSGQIDIGAARKGTRFIRFCNVYNIPLIFLEDTTGFLPGKEQEHNGIVLEGRKLLDSIIDLRTPRLTLIIRNAFGGAYATFNSYHTGADMVFALPTARIAVMGPAGKDYVYKDEVSAIQREFKENLKKGVSEKEAITIRDKKLQVLSQQYEKELMNPKEALSLGSVSRIVLPGTTRSILFQNLDYLVRHYKPGPMSGPQREFE, from the coding sequence ATGTCGGAACCTATATATTCCATAGATAATCCGTTCGTCTCTAGTCAGAGAACGGAATCTCAAACTACCCCGGGCATTTATGAAGAAGCGAATGCGATGGGTCAGGAACTCCTGGAAAAACCCCTAAAAGGCGGAGGTACAGATCGTATTCTCGTGCAACACTCCAAGGGGAGGATGACCGTTTGGGAAAGAATCAAGGTACTCACCAATTCCGAACCCAATATTCTCTTCCAAAACTGGGGAAAAAATCTGGATGGAGCTTCTCTCATCACCGGAATCTTGAATATCAACGGACGAGATGTGGCGGTGTACGGACACGACTTCACTCTTCGTGCCGGTTCCATGGATGCCACCAACGGAAATAAATTAGCCAGACTCATCTATATGGCGGGCGAACACGGAATTCCTCTGATCGGTATGAACGATTCTGCAGGTGCTTATGTTCCTGCAGGAGTGGGTGGACTAGACGGATATTCCGAAGCGTTTACCGCTCTCAGAAAAATCAGCGGCGTGGTTCCAAGCCTAATGCTCATGTTCGGGTTTAATGCGGGCGGGGGAGCTTATCTTCCTAGACAAGGTTCCTTTATGATCCAACCGGAGAATACATTCTTCGGACTCACCGGACCCGGGGTCGTAAAGTCGGTACTCGGAGAGGATATCACCGCCGACGATTTGGGTGGACCTAAGGTTCACGGACAAAGCGGGGTTGTGGATCTGGTTACGAGCGACGAGTTAGGCGCTCTTCGTACGGCTCTTAGACTTCTTTCCTACTTGCCGGACAATAACCATTCTGCGGCGCCTTTTCATGCTACTTCGGATCCTACTGACAGATTCATTTACGAAGAGGAGATTCTTTTCAAGAAGACCTTCAATTCTCCGACCGGGATGAATACACCTTTCGATATCACTTTATATATCCAGAATATCTGCGACCATGGACAATATTTTGAAATCCAACCCCAAAGATCCAGAAACCTGATTACAGCATTCGGAAGATTGGGCGGACACGTAGTCGGGTTCGTCGCGAACAACTCCGCGGTTTCCTCCGGTCAGATAGATATCGGCGCGGCTCGTAAGGGAACCCGCTTCATCCGATTCTGTAATGTTTATAATATTCCTCTTATCTTCCTAGAAGATACGACAGGATTCCTTCCAGGAAAAGAACAGGAGCATAACGGAATCGTCTTAGAAGGCAGAAAGCTTCTGGATTCCATTATCGACCTAAGAACTCCTAGACTCACTCTCATCATCCGAAACGCGTTCGGTGGAGCTTATGCCACCTTCAACTCCTATCATACGGGAGCAGATATGGTATTCGCGCTTCCTACCGCAAGAATCGCGGTGATGGGACCGGCGGGTAAGGACTACGTCTATAAGGACGAGGTCTCCGCCATCCAAAGGGAATTTAAGGAAAATCTAAAGAAAGGAGTCTCCGAGAAGGAAGCGATTACCATCCGGGACAAAAAACTCCAAGTTCTTTCCCAGCAATACGAAAAGGAGCTCATGAATCCGAAAGAGGCTCTCTCATTAGGATCCGTCTCCAGAATCGTGCTTCCCGGAACCACCAGAAGCATTCTTTTCCAAAATCTAGATTATCTAGTAAGACATTATAAACCGGGCCCTATGTCCGGACCCCAAAGGGAGTTCGAGTAA
- a CDS encoding STAS domain-containing protein — protein MELTVEIKGNSRVIHLIGNMDVHNTHRIEQAFMEHIRKATEQSIVLDMSNVEFVSSAGLRVIVGSLKVCKEREIQLKLAALRPAVRKVFEIIDMDSLFRIYDTVDSSLQ, from the coding sequence ATGGAACTGACGGTAGAAATTAAGGGCAATTCTAGGGTGATCCATCTCATCGGGAACATGGACGTTCATAACACCCATAGAATAGAACAGGCGTTCATGGAGCATATCCGAAAGGCTACGGAGCAGAGTATCGTTCTGGATATGTCTAATGTGGAGTTTGTTTCTTCTGCGGGACTCCGGGTTATCGTCGGATCCCTAAAGGTATGCAAGGAAAGAGAGATCCAATTAAAGTTGGCGGCTCTTAGACCGGCGGTCCGGAAAGTTTTCGAAATCATAGATATGGATTCTTTGTTTAGAATTTACGATACGGTAGATTCCTCTTTGCAGTAG
- a CDS encoding efflux RND transporter permease subunit, producing MKSIIEYFLSKSIFVNLLTFLIIIAGGFKAFTMNREAFPNINFDIVSVSTLYLGASPQEVEKLVTNPLEKAVKEVDGIKEYRSASIEGRSGIVITLDPDVKDTQKVVDDIKSAIDRVEDLPEEAEDPLVTEITTARTPVIEVSITLRDDDGSVEAEKRLRAQAKILEQALLDISGVAKVSRRGWRETEMQVDIFPSSLFGFYLTGQDVINALKNRNVNVPGGNITGSDKEIILRTIGEFDTPEEISKVHVRGNEIGNAIRIQDVAKVTEGLREADYIENVNGTKTVALTVLKRRSADAILVVDSVKATVEKFKKSTPEFQYAFVNDLSKYIKRRLNVLVSNAAFGMILVTGSLFFFLGWRVALMTALGIPVSFGATFLIMDQFGITLNLISMFGLVLVVGILVDDAIIICENVYRYIEEGLPPYEATLKGTLEVVSPVTATVTTTIAAFAPLLFMPGIFGKFVFSIPLVVIIALCASLMEAFFILPNHLYDINKGGVKSGEIKEESGWFAKFRNTKYIPTLRFALHHPKMMTFGIVALLILSFVMLKLFSSFKLFPGSVDQFYVKVTAKTGANLTETYRYLSVIENEIAKIPSEDLENYATRVGIIQANPNDPFTKRGKHFGMVMAYLTAEENRKKCHKTDDIVQRLRRRTLWLLNETSRQIEEKKIEEESKGKKNTCDSPEPVVIPEEFASLRGKLLSLEYEKVSGGPPVGKPVAIEIRGDNYDTLLKIAADYKKVLGQINGVTDITDDFNEGKDEVRIKVSESLASTAGVSVAKVAQAINTAFQGTVATKIKRTDEEVEVKVRFPESYRKSVDSLNHVYVSNSIGKMIPVSRLVTMQRLPGVSNINHLDGKRLVTVTGNLAAGNQSNSKFVNDQAKKLALKEKIIDKYPGYIVRFGGENKDTEESMGSLGFLFLMALLIMYIIIASQFGSLMQPFVIGSAIPFSFIGVILAFVSHGEPFGFLAMLGIVGLAGVVVNDSIVLVDFANSLRKEYPNKDIIEILLDTGNLRLRAVTLTTVTTVLGLLPTAYGIGGYDPFLVPMALAFGWGLAFASVITLVMVPVFYLHMYRFQTWFSEKRRRLFGPKIKSEPSYSYIPTSVSGNGKKKK from the coding sequence ATGAAATCCATCATCGAATATTTTCTCTCGAAGAGTATCTTCGTAAATCTACTCACCTTTTTGATCATCATTGCGGGAGGCTTTAAAGCTTTCACAATGAATCGGGAAGCCTTTCCGAACATCAATTTCGATATCGTTTCCGTATCCACTCTGTATCTGGGCGCATCTCCCCAAGAAGTGGAAAAGCTAGTCACAAATCCGCTCGAGAAAGCGGTAAAGGAAGTGGACGGTATCAAAGAATACAGATCCGCCTCCATCGAAGGTAGATCCGGAATCGTGATCACCTTAGATCCGGATGTAAAGGATACCCAGAAAGTGGTGGATGATATCAAGTCCGCCATCGACCGAGTGGAAGATTTACCCGAAGAAGCGGAAGATCCTTTAGTCACGGAGATTACGACAGCCCGTACTCCCGTAATCGAGGTATCCATCACTTTGAGAGACGATGACGGATCCGTAGAGGCTGAAAAAAGACTCAGGGCTCAGGCAAAGATCCTGGAGCAGGCTCTACTGGATATTTCGGGGGTGGCTAAGGTTTCCAGAAGAGGATGGAGAGAAACCGAAATGCAGGTGGATATTTTCCCGAGCAGTCTTTTCGGATTCTACCTTACCGGTCAGGATGTAATTAATGCATTAAAAAACCGTAACGTAAACGTTCCGGGTGGGAATATCACCGGTTCGGATAAGGAAATAATTCTTAGAACCATAGGAGAATTCGACACTCCGGAGGAGATTTCCAAGGTGCATGTACGAGGAAACGAAATCGGAAATGCGATTCGTATCCAGGACGTAGCCAAGGTCACGGAAGGCTTAAGAGAAGCCGATTATATCGAGAATGTGAACGGCACTAAAACCGTAGCGCTGACAGTATTAAAGAGACGGAGCGCGGATGCAATTCTCGTCGTGGATTCCGTAAAAGCTACCGTGGAAAAATTCAAGAAGTCCACGCCGGAATTCCAATACGCATTCGTAAACGATCTATCCAAATACATCAAGCGAAGATTGAATGTACTCGTTTCTAATGCGGCCTTCGGAATGATTCTCGTTACCGGATCCCTATTCTTCTTTCTAGGATGGAGAGTGGCTCTTATGACCGCCTTGGGGATCCCGGTTTCTTTCGGGGCGACGTTTCTCATTATGGATCAGTTCGGAATCACCTTGAATCTGATCTCCATGTTCGGATTGGTTTTGGTCGTAGGTATCCTGGTAGACGATGCGATCATTATCTGCGAAAACGTATATAGATATATAGAAGAAGGACTTCCTCCCTACGAAGCGACTCTAAAGGGAACCTTGGAAGTAGTCTCTCCTGTGACCGCGACCGTTACCACTACGATCGCGGCCTTCGCTCCCCTACTCTTTATGCCGGGAATTTTCGGCAAATTCGTATTCAGTATTCCTCTCGTAGTGATTATCGCGCTTTGCGCGTCTTTGATGGAAGCGTTCTTTATTCTTCCCAACCATCTTTACGATATCAACAAGGGAGGAGTGAAATCGGGGGAGATCAAGGAAGAGTCCGGATGGTTCGCTAAATTCAGAAATACGAAATACATTCCTACTTTGCGATTCGCATTACATCATCCGAAAATGATGACATTCGGAATCGTCGCCCTGTTAATTTTAAGTTTCGTAATGCTCAAACTATTCTCTTCGTTCAAACTATTTCCAGGATCGGTGGATCAATTTTACGTGAAGGTCACCGCGAAAACGGGAGCGAATCTTACGGAGACGTATCGTTATCTAAGCGTGATCGAAAACGAAATCGCAAAGATCCCTTCCGAAGATTTGGAGAATTACGCGACCCGAGTAGGAATCATCCAGGCAAACCCGAACGATCCTTTTACAAAGAGAGGAAAACATTTCGGAATGGTGATGGCCTATCTAACCGCCGAAGAAAATAGAAAAAAATGCCATAAGACGGACGATATCGTACAGAGACTTAGAAGAAGAACTCTGTGGCTTCTAAACGAGACTTCCCGCCAAATAGAAGAGAAAAAAATCGAGGAAGAAAGTAAGGGAAAGAAGAATACTTGCGATTCTCCCGAGCCCGTCGTCATTCCGGAGGAATTTGCTTCTCTCCGTGGAAAATTGCTCTCTTTAGAATATGAAAAAGTCTCCGGAGGACCTCCAGTAGGAAAACCGGTCGCAATCGAAATCAGAGGAGATAATTACGATACTCTTCTCAAAATTGCAGCCGATTACAAAAAGGTACTCGGACAGATCAACGGGGTCACGGATATCACGGACGATTTCAACGAAGGAAAGGACGAAGTACGGATCAAGGTGAGTGAGTCACTTGCGTCTACCGCCGGGGTTTCCGTAGCAAAAGTGGCGCAAGCGATCAATACCGCTTTCCAAGGAACCGTAGCGACTAAGATCAAACGAACGGATGAGGAAGTCGAGGTCAAGGTCCGTTTTCCGGAATCGTACCGTAAATCCGTGGATAGTCTGAATCACGTATATGTTTCGAATTCGATCGGCAAGATGATCCCTGTCTCCCGTTTGGTGACTATGCAGAGACTTCCGGGAGTTTCGAATATCAATCACCTCGACGGAAAGAGACTCGTGACAGTAACGGGAAATTTAGCCGCTGGAAACCAATCCAACTCCAAATTCGTGAACGATCAGGCAAAGAAACTGGCGTTGAAGGAGAAGATCATAGATAAATATCCGGGTTATATCGTCCGTTTCGGGGGAGAAAATAAGGATACCGAGGAATCTATGGGATCCTTAGGATTTCTATTCTTGATGGCGCTTCTGATTATGTACATCATTATCGCTTCCCAATTCGGTTCTTTGATGCAACCTTTCGTAATCGGCAGTGCGATTCCGTTCTCCTTTATCGGAGTGATTCTTGCGTTTGTGAGTCATGGCGAACCTTTTGGATTTTTGGCGATGCTCGGGATCGTGGGACTGGCCGGAGTGGTAGTGAACGATTCCATAGTACTTGTGGATTTTGCAAATTCTTTGCGTAAAGAATATCCGAATAAGGATATCATTGAGATCTTGCTAGATACCGGAAATCTAAGATTACGTGCGGTGACCTTGACGACGGTCACGACGGTACTCGGACTCTTGCCCACTGCCTACGGGATCGGAGGCTACGATCCGTTCTTGGTTCCGATGGCTTTGGCGTTCGGATGGGGACTGGCGTTCGCAAGCGTGATCACACTTGTCATGGTTCCGGTATTTTATCTGCACATGTATAGGTTCCAGACCTGGTTCTCGGAAAAGAGACGTAGGCTCTTCGGACCGAAAATAAAATCGGAGCCTTCGTATTCTTATATTCCGACTTCCGTTTCCGGAAACGGAAAGAAGAAGAAGTAG
- a CDS encoding SpoIIE family protein phosphatase, which produces MTQIKRKETLLRTRPDGSLFLEEGPGVSAIFDSFLRESAGLTRAEHGGVFSPTESGTIRQISGKEGKDLVEAAHWALSDSGKDLLLEKGKTPPWAKHASDRPILVCRLKAEDAGNFPGNKASYAVLVLTGKITSDRFSKTDFELLRTTCKTVGRLLRESHISGDASLVTLSLLATTQLVLEAAQAKRQSERFDFLLTEVIRVSGLINSSLDLSQLLEAIMLSSKTVFRTEACSVLLLDESKEYLYFHTVLGEKSEAVTKMKVPVGKGVAGLVVRERKPMIINDAQHDDRVYKEVDKASQFTTRNIMAAPLVANDEVIGVIEAINTMDRESFTGEDLELFLSFSGTSALAIQKTGLLQNLENANKDLRKKVSELESLFDLSQAVTQSTNRLGLVRKSIRLIIRELDASVAGIFLYSLTKPGYVNCAYFDGRSEKIDRFLDSEIQGTQILSSMKEGLPVLKRDILDQPFPNLLDRRFLKGSYIIVPLFLSSGEPYGALTVADRKDKLSYQDSDFRLLQTMASQFTKGFEAFRLRNEMLEKKAIQQEMEITRKIQQNILPSEKVFHSNFDLGILSVPAKDVSGDFYDYYQYSDGQYSFLIADVSGKSLPAALFMAMSSSIIRTLARNHDLTPEEILRQGNELIFEDSHFGMFVTAFFIHYNPSLFTIEYASAGHNDQVWIKEDGSYELLKGQGPPLGVIPTAKYKGGNFRVKPGDIFVLYTDGAVEEKDSQGNEFGLERMIEEIRIRKHLPAQKIVEELYGIVRNFSAGRDPFDDFTVLLLKYNDDFQFSRTFDATTSQIPIFREFIYDAIKVRNLAEALRDDILLACDEAGTNIVMHGYKDTLLRNPKFDCKIRFTEDSITIVLTDSGKGFDRASVKDPSIEENLSGKRKGGFGVYLIETLMDTVDYKIEEGRNILTLQKYFR; this is translated from the coding sequence TTGACTCAAATTAAAAGAAAGGAGACATTACTTCGAACCCGACCCGACGGCTCTCTTTTTTTAGAGGAGGGTCCGGGTGTATCCGCTATTTTCGATAGTTTCCTGAGAGAATCCGCAGGACTCACTCGTGCAGAGCATGGTGGAGTCTTTTCCCCGACGGAATCGGGAACCATCCGTCAAATTTCGGGAAAAGAAGGAAAGGACCTGGTGGAGGCGGCTCATTGGGCGCTTTCCGATTCCGGAAAAGATCTTCTTCTGGAAAAAGGGAAAACGCCTCCTTGGGCAAAGCATGCCTCCGACCGTCCGATCTTAGTCTGTAGGCTTAAGGCGGAGGATGCGGGAAATTTTCCCGGCAATAAAGCCAGTTACGCGGTATTAGTTCTTACCGGTAAAATCACATCGGATCGTTTTTCCAAAACGGATTTCGAGTTATTAAGAACGACTTGTAAAACGGTAGGCAGACTATTAAGAGAATCTCATATTTCGGGTGACGCGTCTCTCGTTACCCTTTCTCTTCTCGCTACCACTCAATTGGTTTTGGAGGCCGCTCAGGCCAAAAGACAATCGGAGCGTTTCGATTTTTTACTTACCGAAGTCATACGAGTTTCCGGACTCATCAATTCTTCCCTGGATCTTTCCCAACTTTTGGAAGCGATCATGCTTTCTTCCAAGACCGTATTTCGTACGGAAGCCTGTAGTGTTTTGCTTTTGGACGAATCCAAGGAATACCTATATTTTCACACCGTCTTAGGAGAGAAAAGCGAGGCGGTGACTAAAATGAAGGTGCCTGTGGGCAAGGGCGTTGCCGGACTCGTAGTAAGAGAAAGAAAACCGATGATCATCAACGATGCGCAGCACGATGATCGGGTTTATAAGGAGGTGGATAAGGCCTCCCAATTCACCACTCGAAATATTATGGCAGCTCCTCTTGTGGCAAACGACGAGGTCATAGGTGTGATCGAGGCCATCAATACCATGGACCGTGAATCCTTCACGGGAGAGGATTTGGAACTCTTCTTGAGTTTTTCAGGAACCTCCGCTCTCGCCATCCAGAAGACGGGACTACTCCAAAATTTAGAGAACGCCAACAAGGATTTGAGAAAGAAGGTTTCCGAATTGGAATCCCTTTTCGATCTTTCTCAAGCGGTTACCCAATCCACGAATCGCTTGGGACTGGTAAGAAAATCCATACGCTTGATCATCCGAGAACTGGACGCAAGTGTTGCAGGCATTTTTTTGTACAGTCTTACCAAACCCGGTTATGTAAACTGCGCCTACTTCGACGGTAGATCCGAAAAAATAGATCGCTTCCTGGATTCGGAAATCCAAGGAACTCAGATTCTCTCCAGTATGAAAGAGGGTCTTCCCGTTTTGAAACGGGATATTTTGGACCAGCCTTTTCCGAATCTATTGGATAGAAGATTCCTAAAAGGATCCTATATCATAGTGCCGCTTTTTCTTTCTAGCGGAGAACCTTACGGAGCATTGACCGTCGCCGACAGAAAGGATAAATTATCCTACCAGGATTCGGATTTCCGTCTCTTGCAGACCATGGCCTCGCAATTTACGAAAGGATTCGAGGCTTTTCGACTTAGGAACGAGATGCTGGAAAAGAAGGCCATCCAACAGGAGATGGAGATTACGAGGAAGATCCAACAGAATATTCTTCCCTCTGAGAAAGTATTCCACTCCAACTTCGATCTAGGAATTTTATCCGTTCCCGCAAAGGATGTATCCGGGGACTTTTACGATTATTATCAGTACAGTGACGGTCAATATTCTTTTTTGATCGCGGATGTCTCCGGAAAAAGCCTACCAGCCGCTCTCTTTATGGCCATGAGTTCTTCCATCATCCGAACCTTGGCTAGAAATCACGATCTGACTCCCGAAGAAATCCTGAGACAAGGAAACGAACTCATTTTCGAAGATTCCCATTTCGGCATGTTCGTTACCGCATTCTTCATACATTATAATCCTTCTTTATTTACGATCGAGTATGCTTCGGCAGGTCATAACGATCAGGTATGGATCAAAGAAGACGGTTCTTACGAATTATTGAAAGGCCAAGGACCTCCTCTGGGCGTGATTCCGACCGCAAAATACAAAGGGGGAAATTTCCGAGTCAAACCGGGAGATATCTTCGTGCTTTATACGGACGGAGCCGTGGAGGAAAAGGATTCCCAAGGGAACGAATTCGGTTTGGAAAGAATGATAGAAGAGATTCGGATTCGAAAACATCTTCCCGCCCAGAAAATCGTGGAAGAACTCTACGGAATCGTTCGAAATTTCTCCGCAGGCAGGGATCCTTTCGACGATTTTACCGTCCTTCTTCTGAAATATAACGACGATTTCCAATTTTCCCGCACCTTCGACGCGACCACCTCTCAAATTCCTATCTTCCGAGAATTCATCTACGATGCGATCAAGGTCCGAAATCTGGCGGAGGCTCTACGGGACGATATTCTCTTGGCCTGCGACGAGGCGGGTACGAATATCGTTATGCACGGATACAAGGATACTCTGCTCCGAAATCCGAAATTCGATTGTAAAATTCGCTTCACCGAGGATTCTATCACGATCGTGCTAACCGACTCCGGAAAAGGATTCGACCGGGCGAGTGTAAAAGACCCGTCCATCGAGGAAAATCTAAGCGGAAAAAGAAAGGGAGGCTTCGGAGTCTATCTCATCGAAACCCTTATGGACACGGTGGATTATAAAATAGAAGAGGGGAGAAATATTCTCACCCTCCAAAAATACTTTCGCTAA